One Roseimaritima multifibrata DNA window includes the following coding sequences:
- a CDS encoding beta-propeller domain-containing protein: MKHSNQLKFLSVAVVGMLLHFGSVQAEETTHGFLACGQETYIVDGQGERTWSYPHSTRDGYVLPGGNIVLTLSKGKRYPGGAVIEVSSAGETLIWKGTQAEVNSAQPTGLGTYVITESGEKPRLLEVDRYGDILVQFPLDCQLQNFHMQTRMARKLDDGSFLVPHLLDFAVRHYGRDGKVLSSIDTTAEGDTKHSIHSWPFTAIRHGEGNTLVCCTNGNRVVDFDADGNSVWQLLNEDLPGAWLQDPCGGQVLPNGNVVITSYAGGRKDADAPKLIEVNRDKEVVWTYTDGLKHGIHHFQILDTNGVPLAAPPLK; the protein is encoded by the coding sequence ATGAAACACTCGAATCAATTGAAATTCCTGTCGGTTGCCGTTGTCGGAATGCTGTTGCATTTTGGATCGGTGCAAGCCGAGGAGACGACGCACGGTTTCTTGGCATGCGGGCAGGAAACCTACATCGTCGACGGGCAAGGGGAGCGGACCTGGAGCTATCCGCATTCAACTCGGGACGGCTACGTTTTGCCCGGTGGCAATATTGTGCTGACCCTGAGCAAAGGAAAGCGATACCCGGGAGGGGCTGTTATTGAGGTTAGCTCCGCAGGAGAGACTTTGATTTGGAAAGGGACTCAAGCCGAGGTCAATTCGGCTCAGCCAACGGGATTGGGAACCTACGTCATCACGGAGTCGGGGGAAAAACCAAGGTTGTTGGAAGTGGACCGGTACGGCGATATCCTCGTCCAATTTCCGCTCGACTGCCAACTGCAGAACTTTCATATGCAGACGCGAATGGCTCGTAAGTTAGACGATGGAAGTTTCTTGGTTCCGCATCTGCTCGATTTTGCAGTGCGGCATTATGGTCGTGACGGAAAGGTCCTTAGCAGTATCGACACAACGGCCGAAGGGGACACGAAACACTCCATTCATTCGTGGCCGTTCACGGCAATCCGCCACGGCGAAGGGAATACCCTCGTCTGCTGTACCAACGGAAATCGTGTCGTTGATTTTGATGCAGACGGGAACAGCGTCTGGCAACTGCTGAATGAAGACCTGCCGGGGGCCTGGCTTCAAGACCCTTGCGGTGGGCAGGTACTACCGAACGGCAATGTTGTCATCACCTCGTACGCAGGCGGTCGGAAAGATGCGGACGCTCCCAAGCTGATCGAAGTCAATCGTGACAAAGAAGTGGTTTGGACCTATACCGATGGACTGAAACATGGCATCCATCATTTCCAAATCCTGGATACCAACGGTGTTCCCCTGGCCGCTCCGCCTTTGAAGTAG
- a CDS encoding ThuA domain-containing protein: protein MKYLLLALFSFSGLLANADSLVFEGEAGPGKGKHIVFIAGDHEYRSEESLPALARIMAKHHGFKCTVLFNIDPQTGQIVAGTPSNIPGMEALETADLAVVFLRFQNLPAEQMQHFVDYLNRGGPVVGMRTSTHAFQIPAEQPFAKYSFQSDADDYELGFGHQVLGQTWVGHYGRNHKQSTRITPIEAKKSHPILSGVQDVWVQAGAYVGKPIDGDILTMAQPLEGMTPDSPVVESLPPQPSEWTRTYEAPNGKQGRVFTSLYGTPEDLTNDGYRRLMVNGILWASGLEKAITPDLDISLVGPFQPNTYGNQTHALGIKPEMYEGYESPIPANNNVNQPGKKKKKATAE from the coding sequence ATGAAATACCTCCTACTAGCACTTTTTTCGTTCTCCGGATTACTTGCGAACGCGGACTCTTTGGTATTCGAAGGGGAAGCCGGTCCTGGCAAGGGAAAGCACATTGTTTTCATCGCCGGGGATCACGAATACCGCTCGGAGGAATCGCTTCCCGCGTTGGCTCGCATCATGGCAAAACACCATGGTTTCAAATGTACGGTCTTATTTAACATCGACCCCCAAACCGGCCAGATCGTTGCTGGAACGCCTTCGAACATCCCTGGCATGGAAGCCCTAGAGACGGCCGATCTAGCGGTCGTTTTTCTGCGTTTCCAAAACTTGCCAGCTGAACAGATGCAACACTTTGTCGACTATCTAAATCGTGGCGGTCCGGTCGTCGGCATGCGGACCTCCACCCATGCCTTTCAAATCCCTGCAGAGCAACCGTTCGCAAAGTACTCGTTCCAAAGCGATGCCGATGATTACGAACTTGGATTCGGACATCAGGTTTTAGGACAGACCTGGGTCGGTCACTATGGCCGCAACCACAAACAGAGTACACGGATCACCCCGATTGAAGCGAAGAAGTCACACCCAATTCTGAGTGGTGTTCAAGACGTTTGGGTTCAGGCAGGAGCCTACGTTGGCAAACCAATCGACGGAGACATCCTTACGATGGCACAGCCACTTGAGGGGATGACCCCCGATTCGCCAGTCGTCGAATCGCTACCGCCTCAGCCTTCGGAGTGGACTCGAACCTACGAAGCCCCCAACGGCAAACAAGGTCGCGTCTTTACATCGCTGTACGGGACTCCAGAGGATTTAACAAACGATGGCTACCGTCGTCTGATGGTAAACGGAATCCTTTGGGCAAGCGGCCTGGAAAAAGCAATCACCCCCGACCTTGATATTTCCCTGGTTGGCCCATTCCAACCAAACACCTATGGCAACCAAACGCATGCACTTGGGATCAAACCCGAAATGTATGAAGGGTACGAAAGTCCCATCCCTGCCAACAACAACGTGAATCAACCGGGCAAAAAGAAGAAAAAGGCGACTGCGGAGTAA
- a CDS encoding PSD1 and planctomycete cytochrome C domain-containing protein, with the protein MKLHHIPFIVGLSCFLIGCFAWEALPAADLQAEEPLQYNRDIRPILSGRCFACHGPDEESREADLRLDDREEAIDFGAIAPGSPDDSLLLERIVSTDPDLVMPPPHADMPLSATEQATLRRWIETGAEYQQHWAFEPIQRFPIPEVADPGWCRTPVDRFILQALEKRKIAPSPAANRITLIRRLYLDLIGLLPTADQVDAFVNDQSPDAYDRLVDELLESPHFGERWGRHWLDQARYADSNGYTFDTERQMWPYRDWVIDALNRDMPFDQFTIEQLAGDLLPDATISQRIATGFHRNTLINQEGGTDDEQFRVESVIDRTNTTGTVWLGMTVGCAQCHTHKFDPITQEDYFALYAYFNSTVDKNNVGPQVLLKSAASEQLNELKAKLTALKTEQEKSRLEQTPAESVSWTQLNFASFQSESDAKADALDDGSLLVSGTNATFDDYIVEYEISPQSIAALQLDVLPHPSLPLGGPGRASNGNFVLGEVELYDAAGKRIPLHPTAIADYSQPGHDISRTVDGNVKTGWAINTNSKGNVAHWAQFILSEPLVASEATRLRLTLRFWQGTRPYNLGRFQLSASPIAPPVPDAALQASIDTITKQIKTLEGRRVRSMVMQELPEPRESHLFVRGDFLRPGDPVVPHPPSVLPAQFPSNPVQGTDDSKESNLKQPSSDAALKDRLDLANWIVDPANPLPARVTINRIWGRYFGRGIVETTEDFGSQGTPPTHPELLDWLAVQWIESGWSLKALHRQIVTSAVYMQSSNSRPDLAAAGDPQNKWLGRQNRIRVDAEIVRDLALSASGQITRPIGGPSVYPPQPEGVYAFTQKKKNWKTSVGTDRFRRTMYTFFYRSSPHPLLTAFDTPRFNVTCTRRGRSNTPLQSLMVANDAGIFELAQHLATVVCEASDDPDQRITDLFRRCLSRFPSQEERDFLAGFAESQEAIFAEQFASESDSADSTSKNANHQESSLKPNRAAWIATARLIINLDEFITRE; encoded by the coding sequence ATGAAGCTACATCACATTCCTTTTATCGTTGGACTGTCTTGCTTCCTAATCGGGTGTTTTGCATGGGAAGCCTTGCCTGCGGCCGATTTACAGGCAGAGGAACCGCTTCAGTACAACCGTGATATCCGCCCGATTCTCTCGGGCCGCTGCTTCGCCTGCCACGGCCCCGATGAAGAGTCCCGGGAAGCCGATTTGCGACTTGACGATCGAGAGGAAGCGATCGATTTCGGAGCCATTGCACCGGGATCTCCTGACGATTCGCTCCTGCTGGAACGGATTGTTTCGACAGACCCCGATTTGGTCATGCCTCCCCCCCACGCTGACATGCCTCTGTCCGCCACCGAACAGGCCACTTTACGACGCTGGATCGAAACGGGTGCTGAATACCAACAACACTGGGCTTTTGAACCGATCCAGCGGTTCCCGATTCCCGAGGTCGCAGATCCGGGTTGGTGTCGCACCCCGGTCGATCGGTTCATTTTACAGGCCCTTGAGAAACGAAAAATTGCGCCCTCTCCGGCCGCCAACCGAATCACCTTGATCCGGCGACTGTATCTGGACTTGATCGGCCTGCTTCCCACCGCAGACCAGGTCGACGCGTTCGTCAACGATCAATCCCCCGATGCCTATGATCGACTGGTTGATGAGTTGTTGGAATCACCCCACTTCGGAGAGCGTTGGGGGCGTCATTGGTTGGACCAAGCAAGGTACGCCGACTCCAACGGCTACACGTTTGACACCGAGCGACAAATGTGGCCCTACCGTGATTGGGTCATCGATGCACTCAACCGCGACATGCCTTTTGACCAATTCACGATTGAACAGCTGGCGGGCGACCTTCTTCCCGACGCCACGATTTCACAACGAATCGCAACGGGCTTTCATCGCAACACCCTGATCAACCAGGAAGGGGGAACCGACGATGAACAATTCCGCGTCGAATCGGTCATCGACCGAACCAATACGACGGGAACGGTTTGGTTGGGAATGACGGTCGGTTGTGCGCAGTGCCACACTCACAAATTTGATCCGATCACCCAGGAAGACTACTTCGCTTTATATGCCTACTTCAACAGCACGGTCGACAAAAACAACGTCGGGCCACAGGTCTTGCTGAAGTCTGCTGCCTCGGAGCAATTGAACGAATTAAAAGCAAAGTTAACCGCATTAAAAACGGAGCAGGAAAAGAGCCGCCTTGAGCAGACGCCCGCAGAATCCGTCTCCTGGACGCAGCTGAACTTTGCTTCCTTTCAATCGGAATCGGACGCCAAAGCGGACGCACTGGACGACGGATCGCTACTGGTCAGCGGAACCAATGCAACCTTTGACGACTACATTGTTGAATACGAAATTTCGCCTCAGAGTATCGCTGCCCTACAGCTGGACGTGCTGCCCCATCCGTCCCTACCCCTCGGAGGTCCGGGCCGTGCAAGCAACGGCAATTTTGTTTTAGGAGAAGTCGAACTTTACGATGCGGCGGGCAAGAGGATTCCTTTGCATCCAACCGCGATTGCAGATTACTCACAACCAGGGCATGACATCTCTCGCACCGTCGATGGCAACGTGAAGACCGGCTGGGCGATCAATACCAACAGCAAAGGAAACGTTGCTCATTGGGCTCAGTTCATCCTCAGTGAACCTCTGGTTGCGTCCGAAGCGACCCGTTTGCGGCTGACGTTGCGATTTTGGCAGGGGACGCGTCCTTACAACCTGGGGCGTTTCCAGCTCTCGGCATCGCCAATCGCTCCCCCGGTCCCCGATGCGGCACTACAAGCATCGATCGACACGATCACCAAGCAAATCAAGACGCTGGAAGGGCGACGCGTCCGGTCGATGGTGATGCAAGAATTACCCGAACCTCGCGAGAGCCACCTATTTGTTCGCGGCGATTTTCTGCGTCCCGGCGATCCGGTGGTTCCCCATCCCCCTTCGGTCCTCCCTGCCCAGTTCCCTTCCAACCCCGTGCAGGGAACCGACGACAGCAAGGAATCGAATTTGAAGCAACCGAGTTCGGATGCGGCTTTGAAAGACCGTCTGGATCTGGCGAACTGGATCGTTGATCCGGCAAATCCGCTTCCTGCACGAGTCACAATCAATCGAATCTGGGGGCGATACTTTGGCCGCGGCATTGTTGAAACCACCGAAGACTTTGGCTCGCAGGGAACCCCGCCAACGCACCCGGAACTTCTTGACTGGCTGGCTGTGCAGTGGATCGAAAGTGGTTGGTCGCTAAAAGCACTCCATCGCCAGATCGTCACTTCGGCGGTCTACATGCAGTCCTCCAACAGCAGGCCCGACTTAGCCGCCGCCGGAGACCCACAGAACAAGTGGCTTGGCCGTCAGAATCGGATCCGTGTGGATGCTGAAATTGTTCGCGATTTAGCGTTAAGCGCCTCAGGACAAATCACGCGTCCCATCGGAGGCCCATCGGTCTATCCTCCGCAACCCGAAGGGGTCTATGCGTTCACTCAGAAAAAGAAGAACTGGAAGACCAGCGTTGGCACCGATCGATTCCGGCGGACGATGTATACCTTCTTTTACCGCAGTTCCCCTCATCCATTACTGACCGCATTTGATACGCCTCGGTTTAATGTCACCTGCACACGACGAGGTCGCTCGAACACTCCACTTCAATCTCTGATGGTCGCCAACGATGCTGGCATCTTTGAACTTGCCCAACACTTAGCGACGGTCGTTTGCGAAGCGTCCGATGATCCCGACCAGCGGATCACCGACCTGTTTCGTCGCTGCCTTAGTCGCTTCCCCAGCCAAGAGGAACGAGACTTCCTGGCAGGATTTGCAGAGAGCCAAGAAGCGATCTTCGCAGAACAATTCGCGAGCGAATCCGATTCGGCTGATTCGACTTCGAAAAACGCGAACCATCAAGAATCATCACTTAAACCCAATCGAGCCGCCTGGATTGCTACGGCTCGGCTGATCATCAATTTAGACGAATTCATTACAAGGGAGTAA
- a CDS encoding DUF1501 domain-containing protein, which yields MTPENDFDRQATRRHLFRDCGIGLGSIALGGLLHRDAIGATPLATSHGSLGVLHHPPKAKNVIFLFMAGGPSQFEMFSNKPKLTEYTGKSTPKEFIEGKRFSFLGPEAKLLGNTRKFQRSGESGIELSELLPYHREIADKLCFIHSMHTDVFNHGPAKIFMNSGSPQPGRPCMGSWIHYGIGSECDNLPGFVVLQSGPRGPRGGGALWSSGFLPSRHQGVPFRNTGDPIVNLASPAHFDGPQGRAFYDAVGAMNRKRMAATGDPEIETRIAAYEMAYRMQSSAPDLMNIQDESQETLDLYGVKQGTPSFANNCLLARRMVERGVRFIQLYHTDWDHHGGPGQTLGKDLELCCKQTDQASAALIKDLEQRGLLDETLVLWSGEFGRTPMGETRDNKVGGRDHFIDAFTLWMAGGGIRPGMQYGQTDEMGFSITENPVHVRDLHATILHQLGIDHKRFSVKFQGLNMKLTGVEEAHVVHDILA from the coding sequence ATGACTCCAGAAAACGACTTCGACCGTCAAGCCACCCGCCGGCATCTCTTTCGAGACTGTGGGATTGGTCTTGGATCGATTGCGTTAGGCGGTTTACTGCACCGCGATGCAATCGGTGCAACTCCGCTGGCAACCAGCCACGGATCGCTGGGAGTCCTTCACCACCCGCCCAAAGCGAAGAACGTTATCTTCCTTTTCATGGCAGGCGGTCCCAGCCAATTTGAAATGTTTTCGAACAAGCCGAAACTGACGGAATACACCGGCAAATCGACTCCTAAGGAATTCATCGAAGGAAAGCGTTTTTCGTTCCTCGGTCCCGAAGCAAAACTGCTGGGCAATACTCGCAAATTCCAACGCTCCGGCGAGAGCGGGATTGAACTTAGCGAACTGCTGCCCTACCACCGTGAAATCGCCGACAAACTGTGCTTCATCCACAGCATGCATACCGACGTCTTCAATCACGGGCCGGCAAAGATTTTCATGAATTCGGGATCCCCTCAGCCGGGACGCCCCTGCATGGGTTCTTGGATTCATTACGGAATTGGCAGCGAATGCGACAACCTGCCAGGCTTTGTCGTCTTGCAGTCGGGACCTCGAGGCCCACGCGGCGGCGGGGCCCTGTGGTCAAGCGGCTTCCTCCCTTCACGTCATCAAGGGGTCCCCTTCCGAAACACCGGCGACCCGATCGTTAACCTTGCCAGCCCCGCACATTTTGATGGGCCGCAGGGCCGAGCCTTCTATGATGCGGTCGGTGCAATGAACCGGAAAAGAATGGCAGCGACCGGTGACCCGGAAATCGAAACACGGATCGCCGCTTACGAGATGGCCTATCGGATGCAATCAAGTGCTCCCGATCTAATGAACATCCAAGACGAATCGCAGGAGACCCTCGATCTATACGGTGTCAAACAAGGGACTCCTTCGTTTGCGAACAACTGCTTATTGGCACGCCGCATGGTCGAACGGGGCGTCCGCTTTATTCAGCTGTACCATACGGACTGGGATCACCATGGCGGACCGGGGCAAACCTTAGGCAAAGACCTAGAACTGTGCTGCAAGCAGACCGACCAAGCCTCGGCGGCTTTAATCAAGGACCTCGAACAACGCGGACTGCTTGACGAAACGCTGGTTCTTTGGAGCGGCGAATTTGGCCGGACACCGATGGGAGAAACCCGAGATAATAAAGTCGGCGGACGCGACCACTTTATCGATGCCTTTACGTTATGGATGGCAGGCGGCGGGATTCGCCCCGGGATGCAATATGGGCAGACGGACGAAATGGGATTCTCGATCACCGAAAACCCTGTCCACGTACGTGACCTGCACGCCACAATCCTCCATCAACTGGGGATCGACCACAAACGCTTCAGCGTCAAATTCCAAGGGCTTAACATGAAGCTAACCGGCGTCGAAGAAGCTCACGTCGTCCACGACATTTTGGCTTAA
- a CDS encoding DUF1552 domain-containing protein, producing the protein MNLLQSHRSRREFVRTLGLGAASAPFLCNLPSFAAESPAGRKQRLIVVFSPNGVIPKTFWPDEEGDSFTLKESTAPLAPFQDQTLFLHGLANRIRGDGDGHMRGIGCLLTGIELFPGNIQGGSDTPAGWAKGLSIDQEIKNFFQAEEATRTRFGSLEFGVMVPDRADTWTRMVYGDANKPVSPIDDPYQMFSKLYGQMKDRESLVSILDDVQEDLRKMAKAISKQDRRMLEEHTTLVREMELQLRAADVSNGAEGHAVPELEPGVTQDNDNMPRITKMQIDLMVNSFIADFARVGSLQMTNSVGQARMRWLGIDKGHHGLSHEPDSNTEAADQLTQINKWYCEQIAYLAKRLQETPEADGNGNMLDNTLIVWTNELGKGNTHTHNDIPFVLVGGGSNFKMGRSLKYERVAHNRLLMSLAHGFGHHVESFGNPDFCGGGPLVLA; encoded by the coding sequence ATGAATTTGCTTCAATCGCATCGCAGTCGCCGTGAGTTTGTGCGGACACTAGGCCTGGGAGCCGCCTCCGCCCCCTTCCTCTGTAATCTGCCAAGCTTTGCTGCGGAATCGCCAGCGGGTCGGAAGCAGCGATTGATCGTCGTCTTCAGTCCCAACGGAGTGATCCCCAAGACTTTCTGGCCAGACGAAGAGGGCGATTCCTTTACGCTGAAGGAAAGCACCGCACCTTTGGCCCCTTTCCAGGATCAGACGCTCTTTCTGCATGGGCTGGCAAATCGGATCCGTGGCGATGGTGACGGCCATATGCGCGGTATTGGCTGCCTGTTGACCGGCATCGAGCTTTTTCCTGGCAATATCCAAGGCGGGTCGGATACGCCCGCAGGATGGGCCAAAGGGCTGTCGATCGATCAGGAGATTAAGAACTTCTTCCAGGCTGAGGAAGCAACGCGGACTCGGTTTGGATCGCTTGAATTTGGCGTCATGGTTCCCGATCGAGCCGATACATGGACTCGCATGGTCTATGGAGACGCGAATAAACCGGTTTCACCGATCGACGATCCGTATCAAATGTTTTCCAAGTTGTACGGGCAGATGAAGGACCGAGAGAGCTTGGTCAGTATCCTCGATGATGTGCAGGAAGATCTGCGCAAAATGGCCAAAGCGATCAGCAAGCAAGATCGCCGAATGTTGGAGGAACACACGACGCTGGTGCGGGAAATGGAATTGCAGCTGCGGGCTGCGGATGTGAGCAATGGAGCGGAAGGGCATGCCGTTCCTGAATTGGAACCTGGAGTGACTCAGGATAACGACAACATGCCACGCATCACCAAGATGCAAATCGATTTGATGGTTAACAGCTTCATCGCCGATTTCGCTCGAGTCGGTTCGCTGCAGATGACCAATTCGGTTGGCCAGGCGAGAATGCGATGGTTGGGGATCGATAAGGGGCATCATGGGTTATCCCACGAACCCGACAGCAATACCGAAGCCGCCGATCAACTGACTCAGATCAACAAGTGGTACTGCGAACAGATCGCGTATCTGGCCAAACGCTTGCAGGAAACTCCAGAAGCCGATGGCAACGGCAATATGCTGGACAACACGCTGATCGTTTGGACGAACGAATTAGGCAAAGGCAACACGCATACCCACAACGACATCCCGTTCGTGTTGGTCGGGGGAGGCAGTAATTTCAAAATGGGCCGGTCGCTGAAATACGAACGAGTGGCTCATAACCGTTTGCTGATGTCGTTGGCCCACGGTTTCGGACACCACGTGGAAAGCTTCGGAAACCCTGACTTCTGCGGAGGCGGACCCCTGGTTTTGGCTTAA
- a CDS encoding DUF1592 domain-containing protein, which yields MPMSFFRFVRDLLLQSACLTVLIGLFAADYTRVMAAEPTLGERIYLERCADCHGVHGEGVEGAYDEPLLDERSHIELTDVIVQTMPEGAPDECTGEDAEAVAKYLRDVLYPRQAAAVRMRTRVELSRLTVRQHQNTLADLIGSFRNRKDADKIWQQQLNAWRAPASADESAATEDAVKDDKEPTNGLRGTYFKSRVVGFRDRVFDRIDDKIDFDFGEGSPDPKLSAEEFAMAWDGSVLASESGEYEFVVDSMNGVRLFVNDLQNPIVDAVVQSGDQTEHRGTVHLLAGRSYSVRLEYYRSKRDKLARVALRWTPPNHVSEVIPHRALVPWKSPETFVVTTSFPPDDRSTGYERGNAISREWDDATTDAALETAAYVVDHLDELSGSKQADENREEKLKAFCEQFAERAFRRPLAKDVHQFYIENTFAKSEDAGQAVKLVVLMTLKSPRFLYHLPGSENGDDYDRAARLSYAIWDSLPDKELLKQAKEGRLGNPTQLHRQAIRMVEDPRAQVKLRGFLHAWLGLDTMHGLSKDRERYADFGPPLVSDLRTSLNLFLDQIVWEKDSDYRRLLLNNQQFFNRRMAEYYGVPEVKQDEFQRILFQPDYRAGALTHPYVMAGFAYSDSSSPIHRGVLVARSVLGRTLRAPPQAELPLPPDSKPDLTTRQRVALQTSSDDCMVCHRIINPLGFSFEHFDAVGQFRPVELERPIDASGIYLTSSGEKVTLETAVDLAEFLAESPSAHGAFTDQLFRYLAKQPIQAFPLEVREQLVSGFQKSSYHIRDLVADSAVAIAAAAPKTSPSDPSPSSEVSKP from the coding sequence ATGCCGATGTCATTCTTCCGGTTCGTCCGTGATTTGCTGCTGCAGTCTGCATGCCTAACGGTTTTGATAGGCCTGTTCGCTGCTGATTACACCCGTGTTATGGCGGCGGAACCTACGCTGGGGGAACGGATCTATCTGGAACGATGTGCGGATTGTCATGGCGTCCACGGTGAAGGGGTGGAGGGTGCCTACGACGAACCGCTGTTGGATGAACGCTCGCATATCGAACTGACCGACGTCATTGTGCAGACAATGCCCGAAGGGGCTCCGGATGAATGCACGGGCGAGGATGCCGAAGCGGTCGCCAAATACCTCCGCGATGTCCTGTACCCCCGGCAAGCTGCTGCGGTTCGTATGCGGACTCGTGTTGAGTTGAGTCGATTAACCGTCCGGCAACATCAAAACACGCTTGCAGATTTGATTGGCAGTTTTCGAAATCGGAAGGACGCTGACAAGATCTGGCAGCAGCAACTCAATGCGTGGCGAGCTCCGGCATCAGCGGACGAATCGGCGGCGACTGAGGACGCGGTTAAGGATGACAAGGAACCGACGAATGGTCTGCGTGGAACCTATTTCAAGTCACGAGTGGTGGGGTTTCGCGATCGTGTCTTTGACCGTATCGATGACAAAATCGATTTTGATTTTGGAGAGGGAAGCCCCGACCCGAAGCTATCTGCCGAAGAGTTTGCGATGGCTTGGGACGGTTCGGTTTTGGCTTCCGAGTCAGGTGAGTACGAGTTTGTCGTCGATTCGATGAACGGGGTTCGTTTGTTTGTGAATGACTTGCAGAATCCCATTGTGGACGCGGTTGTTCAATCCGGAGATCAGACGGAGCATCGAGGTACGGTTCATTTGTTGGCTGGACGCAGCTATTCCGTTCGCTTGGAGTACTACCGATCGAAGCGGGATAAATTGGCCCGCGTAGCACTTCGCTGGACACCGCCCAACCATGTCAGTGAGGTCATTCCCCATCGTGCCTTAGTTCCTTGGAAATCGCCCGAGACTTTTGTCGTAACGACCTCCTTTCCGCCGGATGACCGCAGTACAGGGTACGAGCGAGGAAACGCGATTTCGCGAGAATGGGATGATGCAACAACGGATGCCGCTCTGGAAACCGCAGCCTATGTCGTGGACCACTTGGACGAGCTGTCCGGCAGTAAACAAGCCGACGAGAATCGAGAAGAAAAACTAAAGGCGTTCTGTGAACAGTTCGCGGAACGAGCGTTTCGTCGTCCGTTAGCGAAAGACGTTCATCAGTTTTATATTGAGAATACGTTTGCGAAATCGGAGGATGCAGGTCAGGCGGTTAAGTTGGTCGTGCTGATGACTTTGAAATCGCCAAGGTTCCTGTACCACCTTCCGGGATCCGAGAACGGCGACGATTACGATCGGGCTGCGAGACTGTCTTATGCCATTTGGGATTCTTTGCCAGATAAGGAGCTCTTGAAACAAGCTAAAGAAGGGCGTCTGGGAAATCCGACACAGCTTCATAGGCAAGCGATCCGAATGGTTGAGGATCCTCGTGCTCAGGTGAAGTTGCGAGGTTTCCTGCATGCTTGGCTGGGGTTGGATACCATGCACGGGTTATCCAAGGATCGCGAACGATACGCTGATTTTGGGCCTCCTTTGGTTTCGGATTTAAGGACCAGTCTGAATTTGTTCTTAGATCAAATTGTCTGGGAAAAGGATTCGGATTATCGGCGGTTGCTTTTAAATAACCAGCAGTTCTTTAATCGCCGGATGGCGGAGTACTACGGCGTCCCGGAAGTTAAGCAAGACGAATTTCAGCGAATTCTGTTTCAGCCCGACTATCGAGCTGGCGCCCTGACCCACCCTTATGTGATGGCTGGATTTGCTTATTCCGATTCAAGTTCTCCCATTCACCGTGGCGTTTTGGTGGCAAGAAGCGTCTTAGGGCGAACGCTGCGAGCGCCTCCGCAGGCGGAATTACCGTTGCCACCCGATTCCAAGCCCGATTTAACCACGCGTCAGCGTGTCGCGTTGCAAACAAGTAGTGATGACTGCATGGTCTGCCATCGAATCATTAACCCGCTCGGTTTCTCGTTTGAGCACTTCGATGCCGTTGGCCAATTTCGTCCTGTCGAGCTGGAGCGTCCGATTGATGCTTCGGGAATCTATTTGACATCCAGTGGTGAAAAGGTCACGCTGGAAACCGCAGTCGATTTAGCTGAATTTTTAGCCGAGAGCCCTTCGGCGCATGGTGCATTTACGGATCAGCTATTTCGCTACCTTGCCAAACAACCGATTCAGGCGTTTCCACTTGAAGTCCGTGAACAGTTGGTTTCAGGGTTTCAAAAGAGTTCCTACCATATACGAGACTTGGTCGCGGATTCCGCGGTGGCAATTGCAGCCGCAGCACCGAAGACAAGTCCCTCCGATCCAAGTCCTTCAAGCGAGGTTTCCAAGCCATGA